A portion of the Thermodesulfobacteriota bacterium genome contains these proteins:
- the flhA gene encoding flagellar biosynthesis protein FlhA: protein MEVVSQSRLAAQIPIISKNSDIIIAFVVVSILAFMVIPLPPVLLDLLLSFNITFSLTILLVGMYIIKPLEFSAFPSVLLIVTLFRLSLNVASTRIILLHGNEGTMAAGKVIKAFGGFVVGGNYLVGIIVFLILVIINFVVITKGAGRIAEVAARFTLDGMPGKQMSIDADLNAGLISEEEARKRREQITQEAEYYGAMDGANKFVRGDAIAGIIITLINIIGGLAIGVFQNSMSFAHAAQNYTLLTIGDGLVTQVPALIVSTAAGVIVSRAGSEKSLGKEMTMQILFQYRAVAVASAVLFGFALVPGLPGIPFLLLAMGAAGLAFMVFKAGKKSLAKEEADKMLQEKAGPEEKPVSLPLLDVLGLEVGYGIIHLVDMEQDGQLLDRIKSIRRQVAQEIGIIVPPIHIQDNMQLKPGEYSILLKGNVVGTGELMTNYCLAMDPGTVQGKLDGVQTKEPTYGLPAIWIKESKKEDAIAKGYTVVDPATVLTTHISDVVRRFSHELLGRQEVQQMLDMLKNSHPKVVEELIPNMLSLGGVVKVLQNLLKEQVPVRDFLAILETLADWAPMVKDIDMLTEYVRHSLARTITNLHQTDKGKIPAITLGHSIEESVSEAIQRTDQGSFVAMEPDLVQKIVNALTGYMERISSLNYQPVILCSAQIRLHFKKLIDRFISNLAVISYDELSSNIEIESLGIVELSDAD, encoded by the coding sequence ATGGAAGTGGTCAGTCAATCAAGGTTAGCGGCGCAAATTCCAATTATATCGAAAAACAGCGATATAATAATTGCGTTTGTTGTCGTTAGTATTCTGGCATTTATGGTGATACCTTTGCCTCCGGTACTGCTCGACTTGCTCCTTTCGTTTAATATTACCTTTTCCCTGACCATTCTTCTTGTTGGTATGTACATCATAAAGCCCCTTGAATTTTCCGCATTCCCCAGTGTGCTCCTCATTGTCACATTGTTCAGGCTATCGCTCAATGTGGCTTCAACCAGAATCATTCTTCTTCATGGGAACGAAGGAACAATGGCTGCCGGAAAGGTGATCAAAGCATTTGGAGGCTTTGTGGTCGGAGGAAACTACCTGGTAGGAATTATCGTTTTTTTGATTCTGGTAATCATTAATTTTGTAGTTATAACAAAAGGAGCCGGAAGAATAGCAGAGGTTGCGGCCAGGTTTACTTTGGATGGAATGCCGGGCAAACAGATGAGCATCGATGCGGATCTCAACGCCGGTTTAATCAGTGAAGAAGAAGCCAGGAAGAGAAGGGAGCAGATCACCCAGGAGGCGGAATATTACGGTGCGATGGACGGAGCCAACAAATTTGTTCGCGGAGATGCCATCGCTGGAATAATTATTACCCTGATAAATATAATTGGCGGACTGGCAATCGGCGTATTTCAAAATTCAATGAGTTTCGCCCACGCGGCGCAGAATTATACCTTGCTCACCATAGGGGACGGACTGGTGACACAGGTCCCCGCTCTTATCGTATCGACTGCAGCCGGAGTTATTGTAAGCAGGGCAGGATCAGAAAAAAGTCTGGGAAAAGAAATGACCATGCAGATATTATTTCAGTATCGAGCCGTTGCCGTTGCTTCAGCAGTCCTTTTTGGATTTGCGCTTGTCCCGGGACTGCCAGGAATTCCTTTCCTGCTTTTAGCAATGGGAGCAGCAGGTCTTGCCTTTATGGTGTTCAAGGCGGGTAAGAAAAGCCTTGCAAAAGAAGAAGCCGATAAGATGCTGCAAGAAAAAGCCGGGCCGGAAGAAAAGCCGGTATCTCTTCCGCTCCTTGACGTACTTGGTCTCGAAGTCGGCTATGGGATTATTCACCTGGTAGATATGGAACAGGACGGCCAGCTTCTGGATCGAATTAAATCTATTAGACGTCAGGTCGCACAGGAAATCGGCATTATTGTTCCACCCATTCATATCCAGGATAACATGCAGTTAAAGCCGGGAGAATATTCAATATTATTGAAGGGAAATGTAGTCGGAACCGGCGAGCTGATGACCAATTATTGTCTTGCCATGGATCCTGGAACTGTTCAGGGAAAGCTGGACGGGGTACAAACAAAAGAACCGACTTATGGACTGCCTGCAATCTGGATCAAGGAAAGCAAAAAAGAAGACGCCATAGCCAAAGGGTACACAGTCGTTGATCCAGCTACGGTTTTAACTACCCATATCTCTGATGTGGTCAGGCGTTTTTCACATGAGTTGCTGGGGAGACAGGAGGTGCAGCAGATGCTGGACATGCTGAAAAACTCCCATCCAAAAGTTGTGGAAGAACTGATTCCGAATATGCTCTCACTCGGGGGCGTGGTGAAGGTTCTGCAGAACTTGCTGAAGGAACAGGTGCCTGTTAGAGATTTTCTCGCTATACTGGAGACGCTGGCTGATTGGGCGCCAATGGTAAAGGATATAGATATGCTGACGGAATATGTGCGGCATTCCCTGGCCAGAACCATTACCAACCTTCATCAAACCGATAAAGGCAAAATACCGGCGATTACATTGGGACACAGTATAGAAGAGTCCGTATCAGAAGCGATTCAGAGAACTGATCAGGGAAGCTTTGTTGCCATGGAACCGGATCTTGTACAAAAAATCGTTAATGCCCTTACCGGTTATATGGAAAGAATATCATCATTAAATTATCAACCGGTTATTTTATGTTCTGCCCAGATCAGGCTGCATTTCAAGAAGCTGATTGATCGTTTTATTTCAAATCTGGCTGTTATTTCATATGACGAACTGTCAAGTAATATTGAAATAGAGTCCTTGGGAATTGTGGAGTTATCAGATGCAGATTAA
- the fliR gene encoding flagellar biosynthetic protein FliR has protein sequence MATFTFPLIKLQMFFLIFLRVSAILMSIPVFDSKAIPVIFKAGLVFSISIMLFPLIKMDEIPNFSHIITFAIGAAGEILFGLIIGMFVRMIFAGIQLAGQLAGYQMGLAIANVLDPTTSGQFPIISQIYNLIAMLIFITINAHYWFLNALKESFTLVPPLGFQFSNSLIDQLVSLSGNIFVIAVKVGAPIIVVLLLTSVAFGLIARTVPQMNVFIVAMPLKIAVGLLFLILSIPYLVVFLRQIFHHFGSSIIFIMKAM, from the coding sequence ATGGCAACTTTTACTTTCCCCCTTATAAAACTTCAGATGTTTTTTCTTATCTTTTTACGCGTAAGTGCAATATTGATGAGCATTCCTGTTTTTGACAGTAAAGCCATTCCGGTTATATTTAAAGCCGGGCTGGTTTTTTCTATCAGTATAATGCTGTTCCCCTTAATAAAAATGGATGAAATACCGAATTTTTCCCATATAATCACCTTCGCCATAGGTGCAGCCGGCGAAATTTTGTTTGGGTTAATTATCGGGATGTTCGTGAGGATGATATTTGCCGGAATTCAATTGGCAGGTCAGCTGGCAGGATATCAGATGGGGCTTGCTATTGCAAATGTTCTTGATCCTACCACAAGCGGGCAGTTCCCGATTATTTCACAGATATATAACCTGATCGCAATGCTGATTTTTATAACCATAAATGCACATTACTGGTTTTTAAACGCGCTGAAAGAAAGCTTTACGCTGGTTCCTCCCCTGGGATTTCAATTCAGCAACTCCCTTATAGATCAATTGGTCAGTCTTTCCGGTAATATTTTCGTGATTGCCGTTAAAGTAGGGGCTCCAATCATAGTGGTGCTGCTGTTAACCAGCGTGGCATTCGGGCTTATCGCACGTACCGTGCCCCAAATGAATGTTTTTATCGTGGCCATGCCTTTAAAAATTGCAGTTGGACTTTTATTTTTAATTTTAAGTATTCCCTATTTGGTTGTTTTTCTCAGGCAGATATTCCACCATTTCGGGAGCAGTATTATTTTTATAATGAAAGCGATGTAG
- the fliQ gene encoding flagellar biosynthesis protein FliQ, with the protein MTPELITGYFIEAIKMAILLSAPMLLSGLIIGLMVSIFQAATQINEMTMTFIPKMLAVAVALIISFPWMLQVMIDFMKNMITGLPSYVG; encoded by the coding sequence ATGACACCCGAATTAATCACCGGTTATTTTATTGAAGCAATAAAAATGGCTATTTTACTGTCAGCACCGATGTTGCTGTCCGGTCTAATTATCGGACTTATGGTGAGTATCTTTCAGGCAGCAACGCAGATAAATGAAATGACCATGACTTTTATTCCCAAAATGCTGGCGGTGGCTGTTGCACTGATCATTTCTTTTCCTTGGATGCTTCAGGTCATGATCGATTTTATGAAGAATATGATAACCGGCCTTCCTTCATATGTTGGATGA
- the fliO gene encoding flagellar biosynthetic protein FliO, translating to MSIYPEIIPTAIKMLTALGMVLGGMLVVYYFSKRILKRQAGHSKGRMIKVLESSYIGVKKNISLVEIPGAILVLGITNDHISLLSKIENQEVINGCKEVDQEKEMLSFSDRLHHFSSKLKGMKSVR from the coding sequence ATGAGTATTTATCCTGAAATTATTCCAACAGCAATAAAAATGCTGACCGCACTGGGAATGGTTCTGGGGGGAATGCTGGTTGTATATTATTTTTCAAAGCGGATATTGAAGAGGCAGGCGGGACATTCAAAAGGAAGAATGATCAAAGTTCTGGAAAGCAGTTATATTGGCGTAAAAAAAAATATCTCTCTTGTAGAGATTCCGGGGGCAATTCTTGTTTTGGGAATTACCAACGATCACATATCCCTTCTTTCAAAAATAGAAAATCAAGAAGTAATAAATGGTTGTAAAGAAGTTGACCAAGAAAAAGAAATGCTTTCATTTTCCGATCGCTTACATCATTTTTCTTCAAAGTTAAAAGGGATGAAAAGTGTCAGGTAA
- the fliP gene encoding flagellar type III secretion system pore protein FliP (The bacterial flagellar biogenesis protein FliP forms a type III secretion system (T3SS)-type pore required for flagellar assembly.), translated as MPTHCFAQTPSAGSPFFSINVEQQEDPGQVSVVLQIFLLLTVLSIAPALLIMMTSFTRIAIVLSVLRQAIGTHSMPPNQIVLGLALFLTFFIMAPVWDKVNTEAIQPYLKKEITQKQALENAFKPIRSFMFKQTREKDLAMLVKISNTARPKNMDDVPTSVLIPSFILSELKTAFQMAFMLYVPFLVIDMVVASVLLSMGMMMLPPIMISLPFKLMLFVLADGWYLIVGSLVKSFG; from the coding sequence ATGCCGACTCACTGCTTTGCGCAAACACCAAGTGCCGGTTCGCCTTTTTTCAGTATCAATGTGGAGCAACAAGAAGATCCGGGGCAGGTTTCGGTTGTTCTTCAGATATTTTTATTACTTACGGTCCTTTCTATCGCTCCGGCACTTTTAATCATGATGACTTCCTTTACCAGGATTGCCATCGTACTTTCCGTACTTCGACAGGCAATCGGTACCCATTCAATGCCTCCGAACCAGATTGTACTCGGCTTGGCACTTTTTCTGACTTTTTTCATAATGGCTCCTGTCTGGGACAAAGTAAACACCGAGGCAATTCAACCATATTTGAAAAAGGAAATCACCCAAAAACAGGCGCTGGAGAATGCATTTAAACCAATAAGATCTTTTATGTTCAAGCAAACAAGGGAAAAGGATCTTGCCATGCTGGTTAAAATTTCAAACACGGCAAGGCCGAAAAATATGGATGACGTTCCCACCAGTGTTTTGATTCCTTCATTCATCTTAAGCGAATTAAAAACAGCATTTCAGATGGCTTTTATGCTCTATGTGCCTTTTTTAGTGATCGATATGGTGGTGGCAAGTGTCCTTCTTTCAATGGGAATGATGATGCTGCCGCCCATTATGATTTCTTTGCCTTTTAAGCTGATGCTGTTTGTTCTTGCAGATGGCTGGTATTTGATTGTGGGGTCCTTGGTAAAGAGTTTTGGATAG
- the fliM gene encoding flagellar motor switch protein FliM, giving the protein MADQILSQEEIDALLSAMDKGEVDINEGKKGAAEAEVKPYSLTSQNRMLHDQFNALEEVYDKFCTLMDSSLTTTLQQPVEIEFVSTEMIKYGEFISAFTNPTAFGIFNMEPLIGSAILAIEPKLVFSLIDCMFGGNGKPTEQIKEFTMIEQRMIKRIINEALKKLEEAWKVVYSLKFSLKKIESKPEFVHLVNPNELMLIILFSIKGEVFSGNIHLGISSLMLEPIKEYLSSRYMTEKDMENTWSSQIKNLLKNTNVTLIAELGKTNKTVGDLLALKLDDVINLSTGTQDLIRVNVEGVPKYQGFPGTVKGNNAVEITGLIQQIRGEK; this is encoded by the coding sequence ATGGCTGATCAGATATTATCACAGGAAGAAATCGATGCACTTCTTTCCGCAATGGATAAAGGGGAAGTCGATATCAATGAGGGGAAAAAAGGCGCTGCCGAAGCTGAAGTCAAACCTTACAGTCTAACTTCACAGAATCGAATGCTGCACGATCAGTTTAATGCGCTCGAGGAGGTATATGACAAATTTTGTACATTAATGGACTCATCATTGACCACCACGCTTCAACAGCCTGTTGAAATAGAGTTTGTTTCAACGGAAATGATTAAATATGGAGAATTTATAAGTGCTTTTACAAACCCAACCGCCTTTGGGATTTTTAACATGGAACCTCTGATCGGTTCAGCCATACTTGCCATAGAGCCTAAGCTGGTATTTTCTCTGATAGATTGTATGTTCGGTGGAAATGGAAAACCCACAGAACAAATAAAAGAATTTACCATGATAGAGCAGAGAATGATTAAAAGAATCATAAATGAAGCTCTGAAAAAACTAGAGGAAGCTTGGAAAGTGGTGTATTCACTTAAATTCTCTCTAAAAAAAATCGAATCAAAACCTGAATTTGTACACCTGGTTAACCCAAACGAACTGATGCTTATCATTCTGTTTTCCATTAAGGGAGAAGTCTTTAGCGGGAATATTCATCTGGGCATTTCTTCTCTTATGTTGGAGCCGATTAAAGAATATCTGTCTTCAAGATATATGACTGAAAAGGATATGGAAAACACATGGAGCTCTCAGATAAAGAATTTGCTGAAAAATACCAATGTGACCCTAATCGCAGAACTGGGGAAAACCAACAAGACGGTTGGCGATTTGCTGGCTCTAAAACTTGACGATGTGATTAATCTCTCCACAGGCACTCAGGATTTGATAAGAGTGAATGTCGAAGGTGTTCCAAAATATCAAGGTTTTCCCGGAACTGTAAAAGGAAATAATGCAGTTGAAATCACAGGGTTGATTCAACAAATTAGAGGAGAAAAATAG
- a CDS encoding flagellar basal body-associated FliL family protein, translating to MSNKILLILIGVILLIVIAMGGGFFMMWSKMSSMNVVNSEEADNEIEEVVETMGPTKKLETFIVNLGDKGGKRYLRVSMDLELENGESAKVVDKRLPKLRDAVLMILPTKKYEDIGTVQGKSALRNEILTKLNELMEPEAIKNIYFTEFVVQ from the coding sequence ATGTCCAATAAAATATTGCTCATACTCATTGGTGTTATTTTGCTGATCGTGATTGCGATGGGCGGGGGTTTTTTTATGATGTGGAGTAAGATGTCTTCTATGAATGTCGTCAACAGTGAAGAAGCGGATAACGAAATAGAAGAAGTGGTTGAAACAATGGGGCCGACTAAAAAGCTGGAAACATTCATAGTAAACTTGGGGGATAAAGGCGGAAAACGCTATTTGCGAGTCTCAATGGATTTAGAGCTGGAAAATGGGGAGTCAGCTAAAGTCGTGGATAAAAGGCTTCCGAAATTGAGAGATGCGGTTTTAATGATATTACCCACCAAAAAATATGAAGATATCGGTACGGTTCAGGGGAAAAGTGCTCTAAGAAATGAAATACTTACAAAACTAAACGAATTAATGGAGCCGGAAGCAATTAAAAATATCTATTTCACTGAATTCGTTGTTCAGTAA
- the fliN gene encoding flagellar motor switch protein FliN, with protein sequence MTAEDEKSQTGSPSSEASAGETENQLNVEQQAPYEFSGIDHSKEAVSESNMEFLLDIPLEISIELGRTRMLIDQLLKLSQGSVIELSKYAGETLEILANQKVIAKGEVVVVNEKYGIRLTEIVSPMERVARLG encoded by the coding sequence ATGACTGCAGAAGATGAAAAAAGCCAAACGGGGAGCCCAAGCAGCGAAGCATCCGCCGGTGAGACTGAAAATCAGCTAAATGTTGAGCAACAAGCGCCATATGAATTTTCAGGCATTGATCACTCAAAGGAAGCGGTATCTGAAAGCAATATGGAGTTTCTTCTTGATATTCCATTAGAGATTTCAATTGAACTCGGCAGAACCCGAATGTTGATAGATCAGCTGTTAAAACTCAGTCAGGGATCTGTGATTGAACTTTCAAAATATGCCGGTGAGACACTCGAAATACTGGCAAATCAAAAGGTCATTGCCAAAGGCGAAGTCGTTGTTGTTAATGAAAAATATGGTATCCGTTTGACTGAAATCGTAAGCCCAATGGAACGGGTAGCGAGGCTTGGATGA
- a CDS encoding flagellar hook capping FlgD N-terminal domain-containing protein, protein MSVYPVDASNSNTSAVTTSKDDALDKDDFMNLLVAQLQNQDPLNPMDSTAFTSQLAEFSSLEQLSNVNENLEYLQMYQSSINNAQAVSFIGKNIDALGNSIQLESSEDEEIHFELSQDSSSVYINIYNATGDLVKVIEHGPMGEGRQSVEWDGTDNGGNTLPAGIYEFEVMAADANGNKVQTTTYISERVTGVTFKNGVTYLLAGGMEIPIGDVIQVAEMNEND, encoded by the coding sequence ATGTCAGTTTACCCTGTAGATGCATCAAATTCAAACACCAGTGCGGTGACTACTTCAAAGGATGATGCACTGGACAAGGACGATTTTATGAACCTGCTTGTTGCCCAATTGCAAAATCAGGACCCGCTGAATCCCATGGACAGTACGGCATTTACCAGTCAACTGGCTGAATTCAGTTCTCTGGAACAGCTTAGCAATGTAAATGAAAACCTTGAATATCTCCAGATGTACCAGTCATCCATAAATAATGCACAGGCGGTTTCATTCATCGGAAAGAATATAGATGCATTGGGAAACTCCATTCAACTGGAAAGCTCAGAAGATGAAGAGATTCATTTTGAACTAAGTCAGGATTCGAGTTCCGTGTATATAAATATTTATAACGCGACAGGCGATCTTGTCAAAGTTATAGAACACGGACCCATGGGAGAAGGGAGGCAAAGCGTTGAGTGGGATGGTACGGATAACGGTGGAAATACTCTTCCCGCAGGAATTTACGAGTTTGAAGTAATGGCTGCGGACGCCAACGGTAATAAAGTACAGACAACCACCTATATCAGTGAGAGAGTGACAGGCGTCACCTTTAAGAATGGAGTGACTTATCTGCTGGCAGGGGGAATGGAAATTCCCATCGGTGACGTGATACAAGTGGCGGAAATGAACGAAAATGACTAA
- the flhB gene encoding flagellar biosynthesis protein FlhB — translation MAEESFQEKTEQPTPKKIADARKKGTVAQSREIPSAIILLTSLGIFFFSGSWMFSSLSDFMGGIFRNIGTFKIYDITTASTLSTIILKNVLSIILPFMLAVVVAGIMANILQIGFLFSPEAFSPKLSKFNPLKGIKKLFSLKSFVELIKSLIKITFVGGIAYLTIKMEIKTIPILMQMGIKDIVSFVGITSFKICLYVSMALIIMAVLDYIYQKYEHIKGLKMTKQEVKDENKQTEGDPKVKARIRSIQLEISRRRMMESVPEADVVITNPTHLAIALKFDAEKMIAPKIMAKGAGKIAERIREIADENHVPIVENKPLARTLFKIAEIGDYIPAELYQAVAEVLAYVYRLKGMATGA, via the coding sequence ATGGCTGAAGAAAGTTTTCAGGAAAAAACTGAGCAACCGACACCTAAAAAAATCGCAGATGCGAGGAAGAAGGGGACGGTTGCCCAAAGCAGAGAAATTCCATCGGCAATCATATTGCTGACTTCTCTCGGAATTTTCTTTTTCTCTGGAAGCTGGATGTTTTCAAGCCTGTCGGATTTTATGGGGGGGATATTTCGAAATATCGGTACATTTAAAATTTATGATATTACCACTGCAAGCACACTATCGACTATAATCTTAAAGAATGTATTATCAATTATACTTCCTTTTATGCTGGCAGTGGTGGTTGCCGGCATAATGGCAAATATCCTACAGATCGGCTTTTTGTTTAGCCCGGAAGCGTTTTCTCCCAAACTGTCCAAATTCAATCCTTTAAAGGGTATAAAAAAACTCTTTTCCTTAAAATCGTTTGTTGAGCTTATTAAATCCTTAATCAAGATAACTTTTGTGGGTGGGATTGCTTATTTAACCATAAAGATGGAAATAAAGACCATTCCGATCTTAATGCAAATGGGCATTAAGGATATTGTATCATTTGTCGGTATTACTTCTTTTAAAATTTGCCTGTATGTATCCATGGCTCTGATAATTATGGCTGTTTTGGATTATATTTATCAGAAGTATGAGCATATTAAGGGTTTAAAAATGACCAAACAGGAAGTTAAAGATGAAAATAAGCAGACAGAAGGAGATCCTAAAGTAAAAGCCAGAATTAGAAGTATTCAGTTAGAAATATCCAGGCGTCGAATGATGGAGTCCGTTCCTGAAGCAGACGTGGTGATTACCAACCCCACTCATCTGGCCATTGCACTTAAGTTTGATGCTGAAAAAATGATTGCTCCAAAGATAATGGCCAAAGGCGCTGGGAAAATAGCTGAGCGGATCAGAGAAATTGCCGATGAAAATCATGTGCCGATAGTGGAAAATAAACCTCTGGCCCGGACGCTTTTTAAAATCGCTGAGATAGGCGATTATATTCCTGCAGAACTTTATCAGGCCGTTGCAGAGGTTCTGGCTTATGTGTACCGGTTGAAAGGAATGGCAACCGGCGCATGA
- a CDS encoding flagellar hook protein FlgE, with protein MIGSLFAGISGLNANATAMTVIGDNIANVNTTGFKSNRASFANVLSTSLQGSGGSDIGRGVAFWGSTPSWSQGSVENTANATDMAINGRGFFMVNDESGQTLFTRAGEFAFDRNGDLRNPDGLAVQGYEVTAVAPDGTLTLGAIMNIGVPSESTSPPVATDEFTMDINLDAGAAVTDTYSTSQVFYDSLGNAVPVTFTFTRAAAVAPATATWNVAAAIPASAGTGAAVSVPSIGFDANGNMIVPAADATVTLTLTNGAASPQAINWMLYDPAGPSLGDITGYSSTSVTTFQTQNGFPAGSLRGVSVDELGVVTGAYSNGQMTPLYQVALADFPSYYGLNKMGNNLYAESLASGQALPGVAQSGRLGSISPSAVEMSNVDLAQEFVKMITTQRAFQANSRVITTSDEVLNELINIKR; from the coding sequence ATGATAGGTTCATTATTTGCAGGAATATCCGGGCTGAATGCAAATGCCACAGCCATGACTGTAATCGGAGACAACATAGCAAATGTAAACACCACCGGTTTTAAGTCGAACAGGGCGTCGTTTGCCAATGTGTTGAGCACGTCCTTGCAAGGTTCGGGTGGAAGCGATATTGGCAGAGGGGTCGCATTCTGGGGTTCAACCCCGTCATGGAGCCAGGGATCGGTTGAAAATACAGCCAACGCAACGGACATGGCCATAAACGGGCGTGGTTTTTTTATGGTAAATGACGAAAGCGGCCAAACTTTATTTACCAGGGCCGGAGAATTTGCTTTTGACAGGAACGGTGATTTACGAAATCCGGATGGTCTCGCGGTTCAAGGATACGAAGTCACCGCCGTAGCTCCGGATGGAACATTAACCCTGGGTGCAATCATGAACATTGGTGTTCCCAGCGAGAGTACCTCACCTCCTGTTGCTACGGACGAGTTCACCATGGATATCAACCTCGATGCTGGCGCTGCAGTGACCGATACCTACTCCACATCACAGGTGTTTTACGATTCTCTGGGCAATGCGGTTCCGGTGACTTTTACATTTACGAGAGCTGCAGCGGTAGCTCCTGCCACCGCAACCTGGAATGTTGCAGCTGCGATTCCAGCATCAGCAGGAACAGGTGCTGCGGTTAGTGTTCCATCAATCGGATTCGATGCAAACGGAAATATGATAGTACCTGCAGCTGATGCGACAGTCACCTTAACTTTAACAAATGGCGCTGCAAGTCCGCAGGCGATAAACTGGATGCTTTACGATCCAGCCGGTCCAAGCTTAGGTGATATTACAGGATATTCATCTACTTCCGTCACTACATTTCAGACTCAGAACGGATTCCCCGCAGGATCACTCAGGGGTGTTTCAGTGGATGAATTGGGTGTGGTCACCGGGGCCTATTCCAACGGGCAGATGACCCCTCTTTACCAGGTTGCCCTGGCAGATTTTCCCAGTTATTATGGACTAAACAAGATGGGGAACAACCTGTATGCAGAATCGCTTGCATCGGGGCAAGCCCTGCCTGGCGTGGCACAAAGTGGCAGGCTGGGAAGTATCAGCCCAAGTGCAGTGGAAATGTCAAATGTTGATCTTGCCCAGGAGTTTGTTAAAATGATTACCACTCAAAGGGCCTTTCAGGCAAATTCCAGGGTCATTACCACCAGTGACGAAGTACTCAATGAATTGATTAATATTAAGCGATAA